The genomic DNA GGTCCGAGCCTTCCGACGCCGAGTTTGCCGCCGCGGTGGAACACGCCTTGGCGGGCGATGCTTGGGTTGTGGAGGGCAACTATCGAAAGGTGCGCGCGGTGTACTGGTCCCGGGTCGAGATGCTGGTGTGGCTGGACCTGCCGCTGTGGGTGATCACCTGGCGTGTGCTGCGTCGCACGCTGCGACGCGTGCGGTCGAGCGAGCGACTGTGGGGGACCCAGCGCGAGTCGGTTCGCCGGGCATTCTTGAGCTACGACAGCTTGTGGCTCTGGAATATCCGCACCCACCGGCGGCGGCAACGCCTTTGCGGCAAACTCGGCGCCGAGCTCGAGCATCGCGGCGGCCAGGCGGTACGGCTGCGCTCCCAGCGCGACGTAGACCGGTGGCTCAGCCGCTTGGCGAATCAGAAGCGGTCGGATCGTCAAGAAGGTCTGAAATAGGCCGTTGCCTTGACCCCAATCCGTTCGCCCTGAGCTTGTCGAAGGGGTGACCGAACGGACTGGGGTCGCGAATGACGGCAGCCCTTGCCATTTCAGAGGTCTGCTAACGCCAACTGCGCCGGAGCCGGCGGCGGACCCAGCACCGGCAGCGACTCGTCCATGGCGCCCACGGTCTCCCGGACCACTTGCGCCCGCGCCTGCAGCTCGTCGGAAACCGATTGATCCGCGTAG from Chloroflexota bacterium includes the following:
- a CDS encoding adenylate kinase; this translates as MDSSSGRLPRRISVVGLSGSGKTTVARQLARLADAPHVELDALHWIYPDWSEPSDAEFAAAVEHALAGDAWVVEGNYRKVRAVYWSRVEMLVWLDLPLWVITWRVLRRTLRRVRSSERLWGTQRESVRRAFLSYDSLWLWNIRTHRRRQRLCGKLGAELEHRGGQAVRLRSQRDVDRWLSRLANQKRSDRQEGLK